The following coding sequences are from one Nicotiana tomentosiformis chromosome 3, ASM39032v3, whole genome shotgun sequence window:
- the LOC104092900 gene encoding proline transporter 2-like isoform X1: MENKRDREAPQLLEMGEEEQKKEEVISSSNHVAIEVEVPETHHQIGQDSFIQVGVLMCTGLNSAYALGYAGAIMVPLGWIGGVIGLMLATVISLYANALIAKIHEYGGKRHIRYRDLAGFIYGQKAYVLVWGLQYANLFLINIGYIILGGQALKAFYIIFRDDDEMKLPYFTAIAGLGCVLFAIAVPHLSGLRAWLAVSTFFSLVYITITFVLSLQDGMNAPPRDYSIPGSNTRRVFATIGATGNLVFAFNSGMVPEIQATLRAPVVDNMLKALYIHFTIGPAPVFAVTFVGYWAYGSRTSSYLLNNVSGPVWVKALANLAAFLQSVISLHIFASPTYEFLDTKYGFKGSAVNFRNIAFRTVVRGSYLAITTFLSALLPFLGDFMSLTGAISTFPLTFILPNHMYLVAMKKQLSSLQKKWHWLNIVFFGFASATVLVAAFRLIVVDSKTYHIFADL; this comes from the exons ATGGAAAACAAAAGAGATAGAGAAGCCCCACAACT GTTGGAAATGggagaagaagaacaaaaaaagGAAGAGGTCATTAGTTCCAGTAATCATGTGGCTATAGAAGTTGAAGTTCCTGAAACTCATCATCAGATTGGCCAAG ATTCATTCATTCAAGTGGGAGTTCTTATGTGTACTGGTTTGAACAGTGCTTACGCGCTTGGATATGCTGGCGCAATCATGGTACCTCTGGGATGGATTGGAGGTGTGATTGGTCTGATGTTAGCAACAGTGATATCATTATATGCTAATGCTCTAATTGCCAAGATTCATGAATATGGGGGAAAGAGGCATATCAGATATAGAGACCTTGCTGGATTCATATATG GTCAGAAAGCTTATGTACTTGTTTGGGGATTACAGTATGCAAATCTATTCTTGATAAATATTGGATATATCATTTTGGGTGGACAGGCATTGAAG GCTTTCTATATTATCTTTAGAGACGATGATGAGATGAAGTTGCCGTACTTCACAGCAATTGCGGGATTGGGATGTGTTCTTTTTGCCATCGCCGTACCACATTTATCAGGCCTAAGGGCTTGGCTAGCGGTTTCAACATTCTTCAGTCTAGTCTATATCACTATAACCTTTGTTTTGTCTCTTCAAGATG GTATGAATGCTCCACCTAGGGACTATAGCATTCCAGGATCAAATACAAGAAGAGTTTTTGCAACTATTGGTGCGACAGGAAACCTTGTTTTTGCATTTAACTCCGGAATGGTTCCAGAGATCCAG GCTACTCTTAGAGCACCTGTTGTCGACAACATGTTGAAAGCCCTATATATACATTTCACTATAGGACCTGCACCTGTTTTTGCCGTTACATTCGTGGGATATTGGGCTTATGGATCAAGAACGTCGTCCTATTTGCTCAACAATGTCAGTGGCCCAGTTTGGGTGAAGGCACTAGCCAACCTTGCTGCTTTCTTGCAATCCGTCATATCTTTGCAC ATATTTGCAAGTCCAACATATGAATTCCTGGACACCAAATATGGATTCAAAGGAAGTGCAGTCAATTTTCGGAACATTGCATTTAGAACAGTAGTCAGAGGTAGTTATCTAGCAATTACTACGTTCTTGTCAGCTTTATTACCTTTCCTCGGGGATTTCATGAGCCTCACTGGTGCTATCAGCACATTTCCACTCACATTCATTCTCCCTAACCACATGTACCTTGTTGCCATGAAAAAGCAGTTGTCTTCACTACAAAAGAAGTGGCATTGGCTAAATATTGTCTTCTTTGGTTTCGCATCTGCTACTGTTTTAGTAGCTGCCTTCAGACTCATTGTAGTGGACTCAAAAACTTACCACATATTTGCAGATTTATAA
- the LOC104092900 gene encoding proline transporter 2-like isoform X2, with protein MCTGLNSAYALGYAGAIMVPLGWIGGVIGLMLATVISLYANALIAKIHEYGGKRHIRYRDLAGFIYGQKAYVLVWGLQYANLFLINIGYIILGGQALKAFYIIFRDDDEMKLPYFTAIAGLGCVLFAIAVPHLSGLRAWLAVSTFFSLVYITITFVLSLQDGMNAPPRDYSIPGSNTRRVFATIGATGNLVFAFNSGMVPEIQATLRAPVVDNMLKALYIHFTIGPAPVFAVTFVGYWAYGSRTSSYLLNNVSGPVWVKALANLAAFLQSVISLHIFASPTYEFLDTKYGFKGSAVNFRNIAFRTVVRGSYLAITTFLSALLPFLGDFMSLTGAISTFPLTFILPNHMYLVAMKKQLSSLQKKWHWLNIVFFGFASATVLVAAFRLIVVDSKTYHIFADL; from the exons ATGTGTACTGGTTTGAACAGTGCTTACGCGCTTGGATATGCTGGCGCAATCATGGTACCTCTGGGATGGATTGGAGGTGTGATTGGTCTGATGTTAGCAACAGTGATATCATTATATGCTAATGCTCTAATTGCCAAGATTCATGAATATGGGGGAAAGAGGCATATCAGATATAGAGACCTTGCTGGATTCATATATG GTCAGAAAGCTTATGTACTTGTTTGGGGATTACAGTATGCAAATCTATTCTTGATAAATATTGGATATATCATTTTGGGTGGACAGGCATTGAAG GCTTTCTATATTATCTTTAGAGACGATGATGAGATGAAGTTGCCGTACTTCACAGCAATTGCGGGATTGGGATGTGTTCTTTTTGCCATCGCCGTACCACATTTATCAGGCCTAAGGGCTTGGCTAGCGGTTTCAACATTCTTCAGTCTAGTCTATATCACTATAACCTTTGTTTTGTCTCTTCAAGATG GTATGAATGCTCCACCTAGGGACTATAGCATTCCAGGATCAAATACAAGAAGAGTTTTTGCAACTATTGGTGCGACAGGAAACCTTGTTTTTGCATTTAACTCCGGAATGGTTCCAGAGATCCAG GCTACTCTTAGAGCACCTGTTGTCGACAACATGTTGAAAGCCCTATATATACATTTCACTATAGGACCTGCACCTGTTTTTGCCGTTACATTCGTGGGATATTGGGCTTATGGATCAAGAACGTCGTCCTATTTGCTCAACAATGTCAGTGGCCCAGTTTGGGTGAAGGCACTAGCCAACCTTGCTGCTTTCTTGCAATCCGTCATATCTTTGCAC ATATTTGCAAGTCCAACATATGAATTCCTGGACACCAAATATGGATTCAAAGGAAGTGCAGTCAATTTTCGGAACATTGCATTTAGAACAGTAGTCAGAGGTAGTTATCTAGCAATTACTACGTTCTTGTCAGCTTTATTACCTTTCCTCGGGGATTTCATGAGCCTCACTGGTGCTATCAGCACATTTCCACTCACATTCATTCTCCCTAACCACATGTACCTTGTTGCCATGAAAAAGCAGTTGTCTTCACTACAAAAGAAGTGGCATTGGCTAAATATTGTCTTCTTTGGTTTCGCATCTGCTACTGTTTTAGTAGCTGCCTTCAGACTCATTGTAGTGGACTCAAAAACTTACCACATATTTGCAGATTTATAA
- the LOC104092900 gene encoding proline transporter 2-like isoform X3, translating to MVPLGWIGGVIGLMLATVISLYANALIAKIHEYGGKRHIRYRDLAGFIYGQKAYVLVWGLQYANLFLINIGYIILGGQALKAFYIIFRDDDEMKLPYFTAIAGLGCVLFAIAVPHLSGLRAWLAVSTFFSLVYITITFVLSLQDGMNAPPRDYSIPGSNTRRVFATIGATGNLVFAFNSGMVPEIQATLRAPVVDNMLKALYIHFTIGPAPVFAVTFVGYWAYGSRTSSYLLNNVSGPVWVKALANLAAFLQSVISLHIFASPTYEFLDTKYGFKGSAVNFRNIAFRTVVRGSYLAITTFLSALLPFLGDFMSLTGAISTFPLTFILPNHMYLVAMKKQLSSLQKKWHWLNIVFFGFASATVLVAAFRLIVVDSKTYHIFADL from the exons ATGGTACCTCTGGGATGGATTGGAGGTGTGATTGGTCTGATGTTAGCAACAGTGATATCATTATATGCTAATGCTCTAATTGCCAAGATTCATGAATATGGGGGAAAGAGGCATATCAGATATAGAGACCTTGCTGGATTCATATATG GTCAGAAAGCTTATGTACTTGTTTGGGGATTACAGTATGCAAATCTATTCTTGATAAATATTGGATATATCATTTTGGGTGGACAGGCATTGAAG GCTTTCTATATTATCTTTAGAGACGATGATGAGATGAAGTTGCCGTACTTCACAGCAATTGCGGGATTGGGATGTGTTCTTTTTGCCATCGCCGTACCACATTTATCAGGCCTAAGGGCTTGGCTAGCGGTTTCAACATTCTTCAGTCTAGTCTATATCACTATAACCTTTGTTTTGTCTCTTCAAGATG GTATGAATGCTCCACCTAGGGACTATAGCATTCCAGGATCAAATACAAGAAGAGTTTTTGCAACTATTGGTGCGACAGGAAACCTTGTTTTTGCATTTAACTCCGGAATGGTTCCAGAGATCCAG GCTACTCTTAGAGCACCTGTTGTCGACAACATGTTGAAAGCCCTATATATACATTTCACTATAGGACCTGCACCTGTTTTTGCCGTTACATTCGTGGGATATTGGGCTTATGGATCAAGAACGTCGTCCTATTTGCTCAACAATGTCAGTGGCCCAGTTTGGGTGAAGGCACTAGCCAACCTTGCTGCTTTCTTGCAATCCGTCATATCTTTGCAC ATATTTGCAAGTCCAACATATGAATTCCTGGACACCAAATATGGATTCAAAGGAAGTGCAGTCAATTTTCGGAACATTGCATTTAGAACAGTAGTCAGAGGTAGTTATCTAGCAATTACTACGTTCTTGTCAGCTTTATTACCTTTCCTCGGGGATTTCATGAGCCTCACTGGTGCTATCAGCACATTTCCACTCACATTCATTCTCCCTAACCACATGTACCTTGTTGCCATGAAAAAGCAGTTGTCTTCACTACAAAAGAAGTGGCATTGGCTAAATATTGTCTTCTTTGGTTTCGCATCTGCTACTGTTTTAGTAGCTGCCTTCAGACTCATTGTAGTGGACTCAAAAACTTACCACATATTTGCAGATTTATAA
- the LOC138907854 gene encoding uncharacterized protein: protein MGNLFHILSVFKINKSQVWDMFQHSESKKQQREQIDISSLADSTSQLPTAVIEKNFRAKKILVCGIGLDEYNRISAYQSAKEIWEALQTAYEGTTQVKQSKIDMLTTEYELFRMMSPFRTCTLDSPLSSMSSIPWEKSFQ, encoded by the exons ATGGGGAACCTGTTCCACATCCTCTCAGTGTTCaagatcaacaagtctcaagtctggGACATGTTCCAACATTCAGAGTCAAagaaacaacagagggaacagatcGACATCAGTTCCCTTGCTGATAGTACCAGTCAACTCCCTACAGCT GTTATAGAGAAGAACTTTCGAGCAAAGAAAATCCTCGTCTGTGGCATTGGGCTGGATGAATATAACAGGATTTCTGCTTATCAATCTGccaaggagatctgggaagctctccaaacAGCATACGAAGGgacaactcaagtcaagcagtcgaagattgatatgctaaccactgagtatgaactcttcagGATGATGAGTCCATTTAGGACATGCACACTCGATTCACCTCTATCATCAATGAGCTCCATTCCCTGGGAGAAATCATTCCAATGA